A genomic stretch from Spongiibacter nanhainus includes:
- a CDS encoding aminotransferase class I/II-fold pyridoxal phosphate-dependent enzyme, translating into MVNQHENTPQHGGDPGRRGGAPGHCASDGSIDLSTGINPWPWPAPALPAEALTLLPQPDADFYAMAAAYYRVPPTELLATGGSQWAIQILPRLASPGRVLMQDVAYEEHRYRWSQAGFEVCCFSRDEEESLASRIREDKIRHLVVVSPNNPAASVVPLERLSQWRQALPEGGLLVVDQAFADASQGSDVSALCGEPGVVILRSLGKFFGLPGLRLGFVLGEERLLQALSRELGPWPVSGPALHLGKLALADRVWQAETREHLQRAAAEQGALLREYFQGACAEIHYNPLFTTLVLPLDTAQRLYREAADLGLWLRLYSRGDMAYLRWGLAADETLLAQRVAALARRGWAAA; encoded by the coding sequence ATGGTAAATCAGCACGAGAATACTCCTCAACACGGCGGTGACCCGGGTCGGCGCGGCGGCGCGCCCGGCCACTGCGCCAGTGACGGCAGCATCGACCTGTCTACCGGTATCAATCCCTGGCCCTGGCCGGCGCCGGCACTGCCGGCCGAGGCGCTAACTTTACTCCCCCAGCCCGACGCCGATTTCTACGCCATGGCCGCGGCCTACTACCGGGTGCCGCCAACTGAATTACTGGCCACCGGGGGCAGCCAATGGGCTATTCAGATACTGCCCCGGCTGGCGAGTCCGGGCAGGGTATTGATGCAGGATGTGGCCTACGAGGAACACCGTTACCGTTGGTCCCAGGCAGGCTTTGAGGTTTGTTGCTTTAGTCGCGATGAAGAAGAGAGCCTGGCCAGCCGGATACGGGAGGACAAGATTCGCCACTTGGTGGTGGTATCCCCCAACAATCCGGCGGCATCCGTTGTGCCCCTAGAGCGGCTTAGCCAGTGGCGGCAGGCGTTGCCAGAGGGCGGTTTGCTGGTGGTCGATCAGGCCTTTGCCGATGCCTCCCAGGGCAGTGACGTATCTGCCCTGTGTGGTGAGCCCGGTGTGGTGATTTTGCGCTCCTTGGGCAAGTTCTTTGGCCTGCCGGGTTTGCGCCTGGGTTTTGTATTGGGCGAGGAGCGCTTACTTCAAGCGCTGAGTCGGGAGCTGGGGCCCTGGCCGGTCAGTGGCCCAGCTCTGCACCTGGGTAAATTGGCCCTGGCGGATCGCGTCTGGCAGGCCGAGACGCGAGAGCATTTGCAGCGGGCCGCCGCAGAACAGGGCGCGTTACTGCGGGAGTACTTCCAAGGAGCGTGTGCCGAGATACACTACAACCCTTTATTCACCACCCTGGTATTGCCGCTGGATACGGCGCAGCGGCTGTATCGTGAGGCCGCAGACCTCGGCCTGTGGTTGCGTTTATACTCGCGGGGAGACATGGCTTACTTGCGGTGGGGGCTGGCTGCCGATGAGACACTGCTGGCCCAGCGAGTGGCGGCCCTGGCCCGGCGTGGCTGGGCAGCGGCCTAG
- a CDS encoding CobD/CbiB family cobalamin biosynthesis protein, which yields MPGWDGAVAIVIALALLLDFLLGEPRRAHPLVGFGRAAEVLERRFNSGNRRVLKGTACWLLLIVPVVLLVLYLDGRSARWGWPGYVDDVVLLYLAIGWRSMGQHVAPIEAALARPDTIDLPQARAALAMIVSRDTAAMDAPALLGATVETTLENSADALFASLFWYVVAGPAGVVAHRLANTLDAMWGYRSPRYHAFGRCAARMDDALNLLPAQLLALTFALVSPYPAKTWHCIFTQGWRWKSFNAGAVMASGAAALGVVLGGPACYRGQSVVRPPLGWGRAVAPGDLARVRRLVRRSLGAWLLVLAMPTLILIAAAMVAV from the coding sequence ATGCCAGGCTGGGATGGGGCTGTAGCCATTGTGATCGCGCTGGCCCTGCTTCTGGATTTTCTGCTGGGCGAACCCCGGCGGGCCCATCCCCTGGTTGGCTTTGGACGCGCTGCCGAAGTGTTGGAGCGTCGCTTTAACAGCGGCAACAGGCGGGTGCTCAAGGGTACGGCCTGCTGGTTGCTACTGATTGTGCCTGTTGTCCTGCTGGTCTTATATCTTGATGGTCGGTCTGCCCGTTGGGGCTGGCCGGGCTACGTCGACGATGTAGTGCTACTGTATCTAGCCATCGGCTGGCGGAGCATGGGGCAGCATGTGGCGCCGATTGAGGCGGCTCTCGCAAGGCCGGATACCATTGATCTGCCGCAGGCCAGAGCGGCCCTGGCGATGATCGTCAGTCGCGACACGGCGGCGATGGATGCCCCGGCGCTACTGGGGGCTACGGTGGAGACGACACTGGAAAACAGTGCCGATGCCCTGTTTGCTTCGCTGTTTTGGTATGTTGTTGCCGGCCCTGCTGGTGTGGTGGCGCACCGTCTGGCCAATACCCTGGATGCCATGTGGGGCTATCGCAGCCCCCGTTATCATGCCTTTGGCCGCTGCGCTGCGCGGATGGACGATGCGCTAAATCTGCTGCCGGCCCAATTACTGGCCCTTACCTTTGCGCTTGTATCCCCTTACCCCGCCAAAACATGGCACTGCATCTTCACTCAGGGCTGGCGCTGGAAGAGCTTTAACGCCGGGGCGGTGATGGCGTCTGGCGCTGCTGCACTTGGAGTGGTCCTGGGTGGCCCGGCCTGCTACCGGGGGCAGAGCGTTGTGCGGCCGCCGCTGGGCTGGGGGCGGGCTGTGGCGCCTGGGGATTTGGCCCGGGTCCGCCGGTTGGTGCGGCGCTCGCTTGGCGCCTGGCTGTTGGTGTTGGCCATGCCGACCCTAATTTTAATAGCGGCCGCGATGGTGGCAGTGTAG
- a CDS encoding amidohydrolase family protein, which translates to MDQMIFDSHLHIIDPAFPLVANEGYMPPAFTVDDYVGCTAELGVAGGAVVSGSFQAYDQSYLITALDNLGPSFVGVTQLPVSVSDDELIELDGHRVRALRFNIRRGVSDSLDNLQAFAERVHELVGWHVELYADCEALEHMQAAVCQLPAVSIDHLGLSKAGLPLLYKLVEKGVRVKATGFGRVDFAVSQVVKRVYDINPDALMFGTDLPSTRSPRPFNAVDIEIIGNALGDAGARKVLWENGREFYRLEV; encoded by the coding sequence ATGGACCAAATGATCTTTGACTCACATTTGCATATCATCGACCCCGCCTTTCCGCTGGTTGCCAATGAAGGCTATATGCCACCGGCCTTTACCGTTGATGACTATGTGGGCTGCACCGCCGAGCTGGGTGTCGCCGGTGGCGCGGTGGTATCAGGATCGTTTCAGGCCTACGACCAGAGTTACCTGATCACCGCACTGGACAACCTTGGGCCGAGTTTTGTCGGTGTGACACAGCTGCCTGTCAGTGTCAGTGATGATGAGCTGATCGAACTGGACGGCCACCGAGTGCGGGCGCTGCGGTTTAATATTCGAAGGGGGGTCTCCGACTCGCTGGACAATCTCCAGGCGTTTGCCGAACGCGTTCACGAGCTGGTGGGCTGGCATGTTGAACTGTATGCCGATTGTGAGGCCCTGGAACACATGCAGGCGGCTGTGTGCCAGCTTCCCGCCGTCAGTATCGACCATCTCGGCCTCAGCAAAGCCGGGCTCCCGCTGCTGTACAAATTGGTTGAGAAGGGCGTGCGAGTCAAAGCCACCGGCTTTGGGCGGGTGGATTTTGCCGTAAGCCAGGTGGTTAAACGGGTCTACGATATCAATCCCGATGCACTGATGTTCGGTACCGACTTGCCCTCCACCCGCTCCCCACGACCCTTCAATGCCGTCGATATCGAGATTATCGGTAATGCCCTGGGGGATGCCGGCGCCCGCAAGGTGCTGTGGGAAAATGGCCGGGAGTTTTATCGCCTGGAAGTTTAA
- a CDS encoding glycosyltransferase, with protein sequence MRVLLIGHVWPEPRSSAAGRRTLSVLDLFADLGAELHLACAAALSELAEFPAELAITPTEIALNCSSFDRYIAELEPDVVIFDRFMTEEQYSWRVEKVCPNALRILDTQDLHCLREARRRAIVAGRAIGVTEEDDWQGDVSLREVASIWRSDLTLMISRAEIALLQSRFGITKRQLLYLPLFTKGLTLSPMDYNQRQHCVVVGNFRHRPNWDGLQWLAREIWPQVRRLAPDIRCHIYGAYPPPKAQALHSEKAGLLVQGWAPDAAAVTASARLSLAPLRFGAGQKGKLLEAMEWATPSVTTSVGAEGMAEALDWPGKVADEPRAFAEAILHLYRDQSAWQSAADRTEGIVSKGFEKARYKAEFDRTISALRAGLDAHRQSNFTGRMLRHHSLRSHQYFSQWIEAKSRSQAQQ encoded by the coding sequence ATGCGTGTATTGCTGATTGGCCACGTTTGGCCAGAGCCCCGCTCATCGGCGGCGGGGCGCCGCACCCTCTCGGTGTTGGACCTGTTCGCTGACTTAGGTGCCGAGCTTCACCTTGCCTGCGCGGCAGCCCTGTCTGAGCTGGCCGAGTTCCCCGCTGAACTGGCGATCACCCCCACAGAAATTGCCCTCAACTGCAGTAGCTTTGATCGCTACATTGCCGAGCTTGAGCCCGATGTGGTGATCTTTGATCGCTTTATGACTGAGGAGCAGTACTCCTGGCGGGTGGAAAAGGTCTGCCCCAATGCGCTGCGAATACTGGATACTCAGGACCTGCACTGTCTGCGGGAGGCCCGTCGCCGCGCGATAGTAGCCGGCCGCGCCATTGGGGTCACGGAAGAAGATGATTGGCAGGGCGATGTCAGCCTTAGGGAGGTGGCGTCCATCTGGCGCAGTGATCTGACGCTGATGATCTCCAGGGCAGAAATTGCGCTGCTACAAAGCCGCTTTGGCATCACAAAGCGTCAATTGCTGTACCTTCCCCTGTTCACTAAAGGGCTAACCTTGTCGCCAATGGACTATAACCAGCGCCAACACTGCGTAGTGGTGGGCAACTTTCGCCACCGGCCCAATTGGGACGGTCTGCAGTGGCTGGCGCGGGAGATCTGGCCCCAGGTACGGCGTTTGGCGCCGGATATCCGCTGTCATATCTACGGCGCCTATCCGCCACCCAAAGCCCAGGCTCTGCACAGTGAAAAGGCCGGCCTTCTGGTACAGGGCTGGGCGCCCGACGCGGCGGCTGTCACGGCCTCGGCACGATTGTCGTTGGCGCCGCTGCGCTTCGGTGCCGGTCAAAAAGGCAAGCTCCTCGAGGCAATGGAATGGGCGACACCGTCAGTGACCACCTCGGTGGGCGCGGAGGGGATGGCCGAGGCACTCGACTGGCCGGGCAAAGTGGCCGATGAGCCCAGGGCCTTCGCCGAGGCAATCCTGCACCTATATCGCGATCAATCCGCCTGGCAAAGCGCTGCGGATCGAACAGAAGGGATCGTGAGCAAGGGGTTTGAAAAGGCCCGGTATAAGGCGGAGTTTGATCGCACTATCAGTGCTTTGCGCGCGGGCTTGGACGCCCATCGCCAGAGTAATTTTACCGGCCGGATGCTGCGCCACCATTCTCTGCGCAGCCACCAGTATTTTTCTCAATGGATTGAGGCCAAGAGCCGTTCCCAGGCTCAACAGTGA
- a CDS encoding NINE protein — protein sequence MNNTHSKVVGYILWVFGFMGAHRFYYGRPITGTLYFFTLGLFLIGWIVDLFLIPGMDRSADRSYVSGATDYTVAWILLTFLGVFGLHRFYMGKWVTGILYLLTGGVLLLGVIYDYWTLNRQISEKNAALFRS from the coding sequence GTGAACAATACACACAGCAAGGTGGTGGGCTATATCCTGTGGGTGTTCGGGTTTATGGGAGCGCACCGGTTTTACTACGGTCGACCTATCACCGGGACGCTGTACTTTTTTACTCTAGGCCTGTTTCTGATCGGCTGGATTGTCGACCTTTTCTTGATACCCGGTATGGACCGCAGCGCGGATCGAAGCTATGTGTCCGGTGCCACCGACTACACCGTGGCGTGGATACTGCTGACATTCTTGGGTGTGTTCGGTCTACACCGTTTTTATATGGGTAAGTGGGTAACCGGCATCCTCTATCTGCTCACTGGCGGTGTGTTGCTGCTGGGCGTGATCTACGATTATTGGACCCTCAACCGTCAAATCAGTGAAAAAAACGCCGCCCTGTTTCGCTCCTAA
- a CDS encoding class I SAM-dependent methyltransferase has protein sequence MKDNGNPGTPPAEREATTQHWEQRVLSSWQDNAAAWTGAIREGAIASRESVTNKAVLEAVMTGTPLSALDMGCGEGWLVRALAQRGVDCTGLDATAELIRLARESGGGEFQQLSYSEFAQAGWPQLVDAVVFNFSLLGEEIDAVLTAAGRALHPGGRCVIQTLHPAFACPDDGYTEGWREGSWQGFDQRFRNPAPWYFRPLGSWLALLGGCGLRLLALREPLDPQTRRPLSMVLIAEPQPTVL, from the coding sequence GTGAAAGACAACGGTAATCCAGGGACTCCGCCCGCAGAGCGCGAAGCCACAACCCAGCATTGGGAACAGCGTGTTCTGAGTTCCTGGCAGGACAATGCCGCTGCCTGGACCGGCGCCATTCGAGAGGGGGCGATCGCCAGCCGGGAGTCGGTGACCAACAAGGCGGTATTGGAGGCCGTGATGACGGGCACACCTCTATCGGCCCTGGATATGGGCTGTGGCGAAGGCTGGCTGGTACGGGCCCTGGCACAGCGAGGTGTCGACTGCACCGGCCTTGATGCAACGGCGGAGTTGATCCGCCTGGCCCGGGAAAGCGGCGGTGGAGAGTTTCAGCAGCTTAGCTACAGCGAGTTTGCCCAGGCAGGCTGGCCCCAGTTGGTGGATGCCGTGGTGTTTAATTTTTCACTGCTGGGTGAGGAGATCGACGCCGTGCTGACGGCCGCGGGTCGGGCCCTCCACCCGGGCGGCCGCTGCGTGATTCAGACCCTTCACCCGGCCTTTGCCTGCCCCGATGACGGCTACACAGAAGGCTGGCGAGAGGGGAGTTGGCAGGGCTTTGATCAGCGCTTTCGCAACCCGGCACCCTGGTATTTTCGCCCTCTGGGAAGCTGGCTGGCACTGCTGGGGGGTTGCGGGCTTCGCCTGCTGGCACTTCGCGAACCCCTGGACCCGCAAACCCGGCGGCCTCTGTCGATGGTGTTGATCGCGGAGCCACAGCCTACTGTGCTTTAG
- a CDS encoding 2Fe-2S iron-sulfur cluster-binding protein, giving the protein MSSPALHVVFDGQLFPLAPGDSVLDALLRGGVAIPYGCRAGACHSCLLRTDDRPLPANSQRELTPRQVELGCFLSCQLRPQTSLSAQRLAEADFATPAEVVGLEHLSPGVLKLSLAARTRWQAGQYFTVLLNDDTARCYSPVASSRHSELLEFHIRYRQHGGFSGRLPDIAYPGATLRLQGPFGHFTLRDPHSDKPTVFIAQGTGLSPILALLEEWQLSQHNANGFLLAEGIEGEQAHYLGSRLATLGQQNEALTLDLRPSGSDWIADSLTKLPELQGAAVYICGDGQFVAKARKACFMRGASPRQIHCEIYLDFSPQ; this is encoded by the coding sequence ATGTCCAGCCCAGCGCTTCACGTCGTATTTGATGGTCAATTGTTTCCCCTCGCGCCCGGCGATAGCGTGCTGGACGCTTTGCTCAGAGGTGGCGTAGCCATTCCCTATGGCTGCCGCGCTGGAGCGTGCCACAGCTGCCTGCTGCGCACCGATGACCGGCCTCTGCCCGCAAACAGCCAACGGGAGCTCACCCCCAGGCAGGTTGAGCTGGGTTGCTTTCTGAGTTGCCAGCTGCGCCCCCAAACGTCCTTGTCGGCCCAGCGCTTGGCTGAAGCCGATTTTGCCACCCCGGCAGAAGTCGTCGGTCTGGAGCATCTTAGCCCAGGGGTATTGAAATTATCACTGGCTGCCCGGACCCGCTGGCAAGCAGGACAATATTTCACGGTGCTGCTGAACGACGATACTGCCCGCTGTTATTCACCGGTTGCCTCATCCCGCCACAGCGAACTGCTTGAATTTCACATTCGCTATCGCCAACACGGTGGCTTTAGTGGCCGCCTGCCCGATATCGCCTACCCGGGCGCGACACTGCGCCTGCAAGGTCCGTTTGGTCACTTCACTCTGCGGGACCCGCACTCTGACAAACCTACGGTATTCATCGCCCAAGGGACAGGCCTAAGCCCGATTCTCGCCCTGCTTGAGGAATGGCAGCTCAGCCAGCACAATGCCAATGGGTTTCTTCTGGCCGAGGGTATCGAAGGAGAGCAGGCGCACTATCTCGGTAGTCGGCTGGCAACACTGGGGCAACAGAACGAAGCTTTGACGCTGGACCTGCGCCCTTCAGGTAGCGATTGGATTGCGGACTCCCTGACTAAACTGCCGGAGTTACAAGGTGCGGCAGTCTATATTTGTGGCGACGGCCAGTTTGTCGCCAAGGCCCGAAAGGCCTGTTTTATGCGGGGCGCGTCTCCAAGGCAGATTCACTGCGAAATTTATCTAGATTTCAGCCCTCAGTAG
- a CDS encoding gamma-glutamylcyclotransferase family protein: MSNTVFTYGSLMCAEIMSAVCGYPLVGEPSMVDGFRRLSVTGEVYPGMIPRPGSEVSGILYRGISGAALARLDAFEGVYYRRQGVSVFTPPEGTLQAYCYVFRPQFYHLLGDEPWDFETFMKTGKARFESLFGATYRATEG, translated from the coding sequence ATGTCTAACACAGTATTTACCTATGGCAGCCTGATGTGCGCAGAGATTATGTCTGCGGTCTGCGGCTACCCGCTGGTTGGCGAGCCGTCGATGGTCGATGGTTTTCGTCGCTTGAGCGTCACGGGAGAGGTGTATCCGGGTATGATTCCGCGGCCAGGGAGCGAGGTGTCGGGCATACTCTACCGGGGCATTAGTGGTGCGGCTTTAGCGAGGCTCGACGCCTTTGAGGGGGTGTATTACCGTCGCCAAGGCGTGTCGGTATTCACCCCGCCGGAGGGCACACTGCAAGCCTATTGCTATGTATTTCGTCCCCAGTTTTACCATCTGCTGGGTGACGAGCCCTGGGATTTTGAGACCTTTATGAAAACCGGAAAGGCCCGATTTGAGAGCCTGTTCGGCGCAACATATCGCGCTACTGAGGGCTGA
- a CDS encoding EAL domain-containing protein, protein MDTIGDCAINTDCFELGGIVDMKGEPFPFFQPIVDVSRLTVAGYEALARSRDDDGAVISLGPVFSDPSIDRNTLREIDRSIRRQAIERLSACSDDTFLSLNISPEWMHYVGVGDAVPTIEMVREAGLDPQRIVIEIVESSGDHTSMQRLLDRYRQEGMRIAIDDFGAGHSDMRRLVALEPDIIKLDMMLLKRAMAGGVLQDVLHSISQLAQRNGCDLLCEGVENEEELRFALDHGARFLQGYYLWQPQAELIDADEPAARLNPFLRQYMDDKVHVERVRQRFTEGVEQYLIALCSLIEEGRIALGALPTTPQGLIRFYICRTDGFQESPNYEPRSGVGAGGGEGVGAKAEDTWRVDPSTIGHNRCSRPYFHQVLARIKPQMSPVRSSIYRDIASGQLCQTLGVMVSDNRILFADFSYFSDQQLAELEV, encoded by the coding sequence TTGGATACCATCGGGGATTGTGCTATCAACACCGATTGCTTTGAACTGGGCGGTATTGTCGACATGAAGGGTGAGCCTTTTCCGTTTTTTCAACCTATCGTGGACGTGAGTCGGCTCACGGTCGCGGGGTACGAGGCCTTGGCACGCAGCCGTGATGACGACGGCGCGGTGATCAGTCTGGGGCCGGTATTCAGCGATCCGTCCATCGATCGCAATACTCTCCGAGAGATCGACCGCAGTATTCGCCGGCAGGCGATAGAGAGGCTCTCGGCCTGTTCTGACGACACTTTCCTAAGTCTGAATATCTCTCCCGAGTGGATGCACTATGTTGGCGTCGGCGATGCGGTACCCACCATCGAAATGGTGCGGGAGGCCGGCCTAGATCCACAGCGGATCGTGATCGAGATTGTGGAAAGCTCAGGTGACCACACGTCAATGCAACGGCTGTTGGATCGCTATCGTCAGGAAGGCATGCGGATAGCCATTGATGATTTTGGCGCCGGCCACTCTGATATGCGTCGCCTGGTCGCCCTGGAACCGGACATCATCAAACTGGATATGATGCTGCTGAAGCGGGCTATGGCCGGAGGGGTTTTACAGGATGTGCTTCACAGCATATCCCAGCTGGCTCAGCGCAACGGCTGTGACTTACTTTGTGAAGGGGTGGAAAATGAGGAGGAGCTGCGCTTTGCCTTGGATCACGGCGCCCGTTTTCTTCAGGGTTACTACCTTTGGCAGCCCCAGGCGGAGTTGATTGATGCTGATGAGCCAGCGGCGCGACTCAATCCATTTTTACGCCAATATATGGACGACAAAGTGCATGTCGAACGGGTAAGACAGCGATTCACTGAAGGCGTAGAACAGTATCTGATCGCGTTGTGTAGCCTTATAGAGGAGGGCCGGATAGCGCTGGGTGCGCTCCCGACAACTCCGCAAGGTTTGATTCGATTCTATATATGTCGGACCGATGGCTTTCAGGAGTCGCCAAACTACGAACCCCGCAGTGGTGTCGGTGCTGGGGGAGGAGAGGGCGTTGGTGCAAAGGCAGAAGATACCTGGCGGGTCGACCCCAGTACCATCGGTCATAACCGTTGTTCCCGGCCTTATTTCCACCAGGTTCTAGCCCGCATTAAACCCCAGATGAGTCCGGTCCGCTCCAGTATCTATCGGGATATCGCCAGTGGGCAGTTGTGCCAAACGCTGGGGGTCATGGTCAGCGACAACCGTATTCTGTTTGCCGATTTCAGTTACTTCAGCGACCAACAATTAGCGGAGTTGGAAGTTTAA
- a CDS encoding 3-hydroxyacyl-CoA dehydrogenase NAD-binding domain-containing protein: MSYIQLQQDADGIIELIFDQPGKTVNTMGREYDEAMQACIRELSERVDAGGVTGIYVRSGKPGQFFAGGDVDEMLAMDLNPPAEEKARMYDGVMATKAPLRTLETLGVPVAVGINGPALGGGFEIALACHHRVALKGVQVGLPEAMIGLMPGAGGVVRMTYLLGMQEAIGLISQGKRLPSEKALEKGLIDELADSEEELASKAKAWIKARAGEDEPVQQIWDRAGYSMPGGLPDDDANQGLIFFGPANVMGQTKNLMPAQNAIFACVVDCARVDFDTAQKIEGRYFLSLLLDQTARNMMTAFFVQMEALNKGASRPQGIEPSSCKTLGILGAGQMGAGIATVAAQKGIKVVLKDVSLDRAEQGKAYANAFYQKGISKGKLDETKAQAYLDRIVATENYADLAHCDLVIEAVFEDRGVKAKVTEECEAVLNESAVLASNTSALPISELAEASCRPQNYIGMHFFSPAEKMPLVEIIRGKDTADATLAKAFDLAQQLGKTPIVVNDAPGFFTTRVIATTVSQGAEMLESGVNPVLIESAARDNGSPVGPLAAIDEISQQTAYKNGLQAKADAEAQGQTWQENAASRVLDRMVNEFGRLGKVHGGGYYDYPEGASKHIWPGLKAAFAPQGYADIPYQDIKDRLWMCQCLEAVRAMEEGVIDNIGDGNIGSIMGIGFPAQTGGVFQAINAYGLKAFVARAKELQERYGDVFAVPALLANRAETGESFL, encoded by the coding sequence ATGAGCTACATACAGTTACAGCAAGACGCCGATGGCATCATCGAATTAATCTTTGATCAGCCCGGCAAAACCGTCAATACCATGGGGCGGGAATACGACGAGGCCATGCAGGCCTGTATTCGGGAATTGAGCGAACGGGTCGATGCCGGTGGTGTGACGGGCATTTACGTGCGCAGCGGTAAGCCTGGGCAGTTTTTTGCCGGTGGCGATGTCGATGAAATGCTGGCGATGGACCTGAACCCGCCCGCGGAGGAAAAAGCTCGGATGTACGACGGCGTTATGGCCACCAAAGCACCGTTGCGTACTCTGGAAACCCTCGGCGTCCCGGTCGCCGTGGGAATTAATGGGCCGGCCTTGGGGGGCGGTTTTGAGATAGCCCTGGCCTGTCATCACCGGGTTGCCCTTAAAGGTGTGCAAGTGGGATTGCCCGAGGCAATGATCGGCTTGATGCCCGGCGCCGGTGGTGTGGTGCGTATGACCTACCTGCTGGGGATGCAGGAAGCGATAGGCCTTATCAGCCAAGGCAAGCGTCTGCCAAGTGAAAAAGCCCTGGAGAAAGGCCTGATTGACGAGTTGGCCGACTCTGAAGAAGAACTGGCCAGCAAAGCTAAAGCCTGGATCAAGGCGCGTGCCGGTGAGGACGAGCCGGTACAACAGATTTGGGACAGGGCCGGATACAGTATGCCCGGTGGTCTGCCGGATGACGACGCTAACCAAGGCTTGATATTTTTTGGCCCCGCCAACGTCATGGGGCAGACTAAAAATCTGATGCCAGCCCAGAATGCGATCTTTGCCTGTGTGGTGGATTGTGCCCGGGTGGATTTTGATACCGCGCAGAAAATCGAAGGCCGATATTTCCTCAGCCTGCTACTGGATCAGACGGCCCGCAATATGATGACGGCCTTCTTTGTGCAGATGGAGGCGCTCAACAAGGGTGCCAGTCGCCCGCAAGGCATTGAGCCCAGTAGCTGCAAAACTTTAGGTATTCTCGGAGCCGGACAGATGGGGGCAGGCATCGCCACCGTAGCCGCGCAAAAGGGCATTAAGGTGGTGTTAAAAGACGTCAGCCTGGATCGTGCCGAGCAGGGCAAAGCCTATGCGAATGCCTTTTATCAGAAAGGGATCAGCAAGGGGAAGCTGGACGAAACCAAAGCCCAAGCCTACTTAGACCGGATCGTGGCCACTGAAAACTATGCCGACCTGGCCCACTGCGACCTGGTGATCGAGGCCGTGTTCGAAGATCGCGGTGTGAAGGCTAAGGTGACCGAGGAATGTGAAGCGGTACTCAATGAAAGCGCGGTGCTGGCTTCTAACACCTCGGCACTGCCGATTTCAGAGTTAGCCGAGGCCAGCTGCCGGCCCCAGAACTACATCGGCATGCACTTCTTTTCCCCGGCTGAAAAAATGCCGCTGGTCGAGATTATTCGCGGCAAGGATACGGCTGATGCCACCCTGGCAAAAGCCTTTGATTTGGCCCAGCAACTGGGCAAAACACCCATCGTCGTCAATGATGCCCCTGGCTTTTTTACCACTCGGGTGATTGCCACAACGGTATCTCAAGGCGCCGAGATGTTGGAAAGTGGCGTTAATCCCGTGTTGATCGAATCCGCCGCTCGGGATAACGGCTCGCCAGTCGGGCCACTGGCGGCGATCGATGAAATCAGCCAGCAAACAGCCTACAAAAATGGCCTCCAGGCCAAAGCTGATGCCGAAGCCCAAGGTCAAACCTGGCAGGAAAATGCGGCGTCCAGGGTATTGGATCGTATGGTCAATGAGTTTGGACGGCTGGGCAAAGTTCACGGCGGTGGCTATTACGACTACCCCGAAGGGGCGAGCAAACACATTTGGCCCGGCCTAAAAGCGGCGTTTGCGCCACAGGGCTATGCGGATATTCCCTATCAGGACATCAAGGACCGTCTGTGGATGTGCCAGTGTCTGGAGGCGGTGCGGGCTATGGAAGAGGGCGTTATCGACAATATCGGTGACGGCAATATTGGCTCGATAATGGGCATCGGCTTCCCGGCTCAAACCGGCGGGGTATTCCAGGCTATCAACGCCTATGGGCTAAAGGCCTTTGTCGCCCGAGCAAAAGAGTTGCAGGAACGCTACGGCGACGTTTTCGCGGTGCCGGCGCTGTTGGCGAACCGCGCCGAAACGGGAGAGTCCTTCCTGTAA